Proteins encoded within one genomic window of Mycolicibacterium monacense:
- a CDS encoding cytochrome P450: MATGERTGTVPVVTFDYTTTEAEGTWFARYDELRQQFPWYRNEFGPGFWTVCNYEGILEIMQNPQAFSNSVVTALEPNPPVKWIPEMLDGDEHKQWRRQLGSLFSPGAVERLESTVRQRAIDIIDGFVGRGSCDFMADFATRFPTTIFLEMMGLPVDELDRFLEWEHDILHAGGSDEEKLQKQMAAMMAVMGRFSTVIAERREEPRDDIVSKALTYEIDGKPVTDEDLLSFCLLMFMAGLDTVSVTLGWMFLHLARNDGDREQILAEPVVIPTAVEEFVRAYAIVIPARKVMEDIEIQGCPMKAGDMVNIPLNAATRDEAAFADASTVDINRKPNNHIGFGAGPHRCLGSHLARQELRIAMEEWHKRIPHYRVAPDAQMLESGSQLGLESLPLVWDL, from the coding sequence GTGGCAACAGGCGAGCGGACCGGAACGGTCCCCGTGGTGACGTTCGATTACACGACGACCGAGGCCGAAGGCACTTGGTTCGCCAGATACGACGAGCTACGACAGCAATTCCCTTGGTACCGGAACGAATTCGGCCCCGGTTTCTGGACGGTGTGCAACTACGAGGGAATCCTGGAGATCATGCAGAACCCGCAGGCGTTCTCCAACAGCGTGGTCACTGCCCTCGAGCCGAATCCACCGGTCAAATGGATCCCCGAGATGCTCGACGGCGACGAGCACAAGCAGTGGCGGCGCCAGCTGGGTTCGCTGTTCTCCCCCGGCGCGGTGGAGCGCCTCGAATCGACGGTGCGGCAACGGGCGATCGACATCATCGACGGATTCGTCGGCCGCGGGTCCTGCGACTTCATGGCCGACTTCGCAACGCGCTTTCCGACCACGATTTTCCTCGAAATGATGGGTCTCCCGGTCGACGAACTCGACCGGTTCCTCGAATGGGAGCACGACATCCTGCATGCCGGGGGCAGTGATGAGGAGAAGCTGCAGAAGCAGATGGCCGCGATGATGGCGGTGATGGGTCGGTTCTCGACGGTCATCGCCGAGCGCCGTGAGGAACCGCGCGACGACATCGTCAGCAAGGCGTTGACCTACGAAATCGACGGAAAGCCGGTCACCGACGAGGATCTGCTGTCGTTCTGTCTGCTGATGTTCATGGCCGGTCTGGACACCGTCTCGGTCACGCTCGGCTGGATGTTTCTTCACCTGGCCCGCAACGACGGCGACCGCGAGCAGATCCTCGCAGAGCCAGTCGTAATCCCCACGGCGGTCGAGGAGTTCGTACGCGCGTACGCGATAGTCATTCCTGCCCGCAAAGTCATGGAGGACATCGAGATTCAGGGATGTCCGATGAAGGCAGGTGACATGGTGAACATCCCGCTGAACGCCGCCACCCGGGACGAGGCGGCCTTCGCCGACGCGTCCACGGTGGACATCAATCGTAAACCGAACAATCACATCGGGTTCGGCGCTGGTCCGCACCGCTGCCTCGGTTCGCACCTGGCCCGCCAGGAGCTGAGAATCGCCATGGAGGAGTGGCACAAGCGGATACCTCACTATCGGGTGGCTCCTGATGCGCAGATGTTGGAAAGCGGTAGTCAGTTGGGCCTCGAGAGCCTGCCGCTGGTCTGGGACCTCTGA
- a CDS encoding FadR/GntR family transcriptional regulator: MPRQEPLAPLTAPETSANAVRSPKTAELVAHTLRKMIVDGQLKDGDFLPYEADLMAHFQVSRPSLREAVRVLESDRLVEVRRGSRTGAKVRVPGPEVVARPAGLLLALSGTSLTDVMTARIAIEPYAAGLLAENGSQQAHRELQRLIDEIPTAWETGGLAAASTELHRRLVELSGNATLTMIAGMLHEIFEKHMTTAFQGVQNVVPKAQYSKLMRSYVRLAVLVSERKGAEAEAHWRRHMENASAALRKGYEKTRVRDIIY, from the coding sequence ATGCCTCGACAGGAACCGCTCGCGCCGCTGACCGCACCAGAGACCTCCGCGAATGCCGTCCGGTCGCCCAAGACAGCAGAACTCGTGGCCCATACGTTGCGGAAGATGATCGTCGACGGTCAATTGAAGGACGGTGACTTCCTACCGTACGAGGCCGATCTCATGGCGCATTTCCAGGTCAGTAGGCCTTCTCTCCGGGAAGCGGTGCGCGTGCTGGAGTCCGACCGCTTGGTGGAGGTTCGGCGGGGGTCGCGGACGGGCGCCAAGGTCCGCGTCCCCGGCCCCGAGGTCGTCGCGCGACCCGCCGGCCTGCTGCTTGCCCTATCGGGGACGTCACTCACCGACGTGATGACCGCACGCATCGCTATCGAACCGTACGCAGCCGGACTGCTCGCCGAGAATGGCAGCCAACAAGCGCATCGCGAGCTGCAGCGGCTGATCGACGAGATTCCCACGGCTTGGGAGACCGGGGGGCTCGCGGCGGCGTCTACCGAGTTGCACCGCAGACTGGTGGAATTATCCGGCAACGCAACACTGACCATGATCGCCGGCATGCTTCACGAGATTTTCGAGAAGCACATGACCACCGCGTTCCAGGGTGTCCAGAACGTGGTGCCGAAGGCGCAGTACTCCAAGCTGATGCGGTCCTACGTCCGCCTCGCGGTCCTGGTTTCGGAACGCAAAGGTGCTGAGGCGGAAGCTCATTGGCGTAGACACATGGAGAACGCCAGCGCAGCGCTGCGAAAGGGCTACGAGAAGACCCGGGTCCGAGACATCATTTATTGA
- a CDS encoding LLM class flavin-dependent oxidoreductase — MKWGLPWPGPALAAQAEAAGAGAFCAGEFADLSAYVTATEMAHETSTAMIGPGIAYAFARSPFVHAASVRHLSRHAADRVFLGLGSGTARMNRDWFGVDAARPASRMAELIEVIRAFLQAENGEPVRYRGEFYTIDADIRAPVLGRLEVPILVGAFNKIMLRTVGRVADGVLGHGLFTDRWWTEMVEPELARGAESTGRDAADLLRWGWLITAIDDDDPPRAVRDARMQIAFYLTVKTYDSLVEMHGWQDQVAAIRRAFRSGQPDTIADHVTDDMLWSIAICGSTEQACEMLAARKRLPDLAFVSPPSFLVGRRRRADYDAAAIRVASQLP, encoded by the coding sequence ATGAAATGGGGTCTGCCGTGGCCCGGGCCTGCCCTCGCGGCGCAGGCCGAGGCTGCCGGGGCCGGTGCGTTCTGCGCCGGCGAATTCGCCGACCTGAGCGCGTATGTGACCGCAACGGAGATGGCACACGAAACTTCGACGGCGATGATCGGCCCGGGCATCGCGTACGCGTTCGCGCGATCGCCGTTCGTACACGCCGCATCGGTGCGTCACCTGTCCAGGCATGCTGCGGACAGGGTCTTCCTCGGCCTCGGGTCGGGCACCGCTCGAATGAACCGGGACTGGTTCGGCGTCGATGCTGCGCGTCCGGCTTCCCGAATGGCCGAGTTGATCGAAGTGATCAGGGCGTTTCTGCAGGCGGAGAACGGCGAACCGGTCCGATACCGCGGCGAGTTCTACACCATCGACGCCGATATCCGGGCACCGGTGCTGGGACGGCTGGAGGTGCCCATCCTCGTCGGAGCATTCAACAAGATAATGCTGCGCACTGTGGGGCGGGTTGCCGACGGGGTGCTGGGCCACGGCCTGTTCACCGATCGCTGGTGGACTGAGATGGTGGAGCCGGAGCTCGCCCGTGGCGCAGAATCGACCGGACGCGACGCCGCGGACCTGCTGCGGTGGGGATGGCTGATCACCGCCATCGACGACGACGACCCACCGCGCGCCGTTCGGGACGCGCGCATGCAGATCGCCTTTTACCTGACCGTGAAGACATACGACTCTCTCGTGGAAATGCACGGCTGGCAGGACCAGGTGGCGGCGATACGGAGGGCGTTCCGCAGTGGGCAACCGGATACGATCGCGGACCATGTCACCGACGACATGCTCTGGTCGATCGCGATATGCGGGAGTACCGAGCAGGCGTGCGAGATGCTCGCCGCCCGCAAGCGGCTGCCCGATCTGGCATTCGTGTCGCCGCCGAGTTTTCTGGTTGGCCGCCGCCGACGCGCCGACTACGACGCCGCGGCCATCCGAGTGGCGTCGCAGCTGCCCTGA
- a CDS encoding TetR/AcrR family transcriptional regulator: MTTKTLPSMVPTGWFQVARDITDLASVTRANFYYYFRDKAELFIELGTQTYRQALEVVEAVRGLSGRTSREDIEERVSRYFDYLDHNDAFVVRSAEDMPTDRKFRSAVSRSHRRTAAALGEGIAAISKTAPDSDPVAAGVVIMAMLERSWSMVIHNEVSSTSRAAVVGAATELLWRTVN; encoded by the coding sequence ATGACGACGAAGACATTGCCGAGCATGGTGCCCACCGGCTGGTTCCAGGTGGCCCGTGACATCACCGACCTGGCGTCCGTCACGCGCGCGAACTTCTACTACTACTTCCGGGACAAGGCAGAACTCTTCATCGAACTCGGCACGCAGACCTACCGGCAAGCCCTCGAGGTGGTCGAAGCTGTCCGTGGCCTGAGCGGCCGGACCTCGCGCGAGGATATTGAGGAGCGGGTCAGCAGGTACTTCGACTACCTTGACCACAACGACGCCTTCGTCGTCCGCTCGGCCGAAGACATGCCGACGGATCGGAAGTTCCGGTCGGCGGTGTCCCGCTCGCATCGTCGGACGGCCGCGGCGCTTGGTGAGGGCATCGCAGCGATCTCGAAGACCGCCCCCGACTCCGATCCGGTGGCCGCAGGGGTGGTGATCATGGCAATGCTGGAACGCTCCTGGTCGATGGTGATCCACAACGAGGTCTCGTCCACCTCGCGCGCGGCCGTGGTGGGCGCGGCGACCGAATTGCTCTGGCGAACCGTCAATTGA
- a CDS encoding MlaE family ABC transporter permease has protein sequence MVAQSVAAKPMRALGGFFAMSLDAFVQMFRPPFAWREFLLQTWFVARVALFPTIMLAIPFTVLTVFTINVLLVEIGAADFSGTGAALGAVTQIGPIVTVLVIAGAGATAMCADLGARTIREEIDALRVLGINPIQALVVPRIVAATVVSLMLTSLVTMVGIVGSFIFSVYFQNVTPGAFAAGLTLLVGTPEVVVNLLKAAIFGLAASLIACYKGISVGGGPQGVGNAVNETVVYTFMALFVINVIATAVAVKATT, from the coding sequence TTGGTAGCACAGAGCGTGGCCGCCAAGCCGATGCGCGCCCTTGGTGGCTTCTTCGCCATGTCCCTGGACGCCTTCGTTCAGATGTTCCGTCCGCCGTTCGCATGGCGCGAGTTCCTGCTTCAGACGTGGTTCGTGGCACGGGTGGCGCTGTTTCCCACCATCATGCTGGCAATCCCGTTCACAGTGCTCACGGTCTTCACCATCAACGTGCTGCTGGTGGAGATCGGGGCCGCGGATTTCTCCGGCACCGGTGCCGCGCTGGGCGCGGTGACCCAGATCGGTCCGATCGTCACGGTGCTCGTGATCGCCGGTGCGGGTGCGACCGCGATGTGTGCCGACCTGGGTGCTCGGACGATTCGCGAAGAAATAGATGCACTCAGGGTGCTGGGTATCAACCCGATTCAGGCGCTGGTGGTACCGCGCATAGTGGCGGCCACGGTCGTCTCCCTGATGCTCACGTCGTTGGTGACGATGGTGGGAATCGTCGGGAGCTTCATATTCTCGGTTTACTTCCAGAACGTGACCCCAGGCGCGTTCGCCGCCGGGTTGACCCTGCTGGTCGGGACGCCGGAAGTGGTCGTCAACCTGCTGAAGGCGGCGATATTCGGGTTGGCCGCGAGCTTGATCGCCTGTTATAAGGGCATCTCCGTCGGAGGTGGGCCCCAAGGCGTGGGCAACGCCGTCAACGAGACAGTCGTGTACACGTTCATGGCGCTGTTCGTCATCAATGTGATCGCCACCGCGGTTGCCGTGAAGGCGACGACATGA
- a CDS encoding ABC transporter permease produces MTQGAPSTQFPRLRRKVDGWVNGWNRIGTQTQFYGETIKGIWDAVVHYRTEVVRLIAQMSLGVGALAVIGGTIVIVGFLTLSAGSLIAVQAYSQLQQVGVEALAGFTSAFLNVRLVSPLVAGIGLAATIGAGATAQLGAMRISEEVDALEVMGIRSVAYLASSRVLAGVIVVIPLYCIAVLAAFAATRTGTTLVYGQSTGVYDHYFYTFLNPTDLIYSFLQAISMAVVVMLVHTYYGFTATGGPAGVGEAVGRAVRTSLVAAVFVTLFVSLAIYGQSGNLNLSG; encoded by the coding sequence ATGACGCAGGGCGCCCCGAGCACACAGTTCCCGCGGTTGCGGCGCAAGGTCGATGGATGGGTCAACGGTTGGAACCGCATCGGCACCCAGACCCAGTTCTATGGCGAGACCATCAAAGGCATCTGGGACGCCGTCGTCCACTACCGGACGGAAGTCGTTCGGCTGATCGCGCAGATGAGCCTCGGCGTCGGAGCCCTGGCGGTCATCGGCGGAACCATCGTCATCGTCGGGTTTCTCACCCTGTCCGCCGGCTCACTCATCGCGGTGCAGGCCTACTCCCAGCTGCAGCAGGTCGGTGTCGAGGCACTGGCGGGCTTCACCTCCGCCTTCCTCAACGTGAGACTGGTGTCGCCACTGGTGGCGGGTATCGGCCTGGCAGCGACCATCGGGGCCGGCGCCACAGCGCAGCTGGGCGCCATGCGGATCAGCGAGGAGGTCGACGCGCTCGAGGTCATGGGCATTCGCTCGGTGGCCTACCTGGCCTCCAGCCGGGTGCTCGCCGGCGTGATCGTCGTCATCCCGCTGTATTGCATCGCCGTGCTGGCGGCTTTCGCGGCGACCCGAACGGGCACCACGCTGGTCTACGGGCAGTCGACCGGCGTCTACGACCACTACTTCTATACGTTCCTGAACCCGACCGATCTGATCTATTCGTTCCTACAGGCCATCTCCATGGCGGTCGTGGTGATGCTGGTGCACACCTATTACGGTTTCACCGCCACGGGTGGGCCGGCCGGCGTCGGCGAGGCGGTCGGGCGCGCCGTGCGCACGTCCTTGGTGGCTGCGGTGTTCGTCACCCTTTTCGTATCGCTGGCCATCTACGGCCAGTCCGGCAATCTGAACCTCTCGGGATAG
- a CDS encoding MCE family protein produces MESRRHDRALHPAWWTLILLVVLVTIVMVTSAMFAGTFKRFVPVTLTSDRSGLVMEPGGKVKLRGVVVGRVSEITGGNDPVRLKLDLFPDQIKYIPANVEARIRATTAFGAKYVDLIYPSDPSPKRISAGAVVASKNVSTEVNTVFQNLTGVLQKIDPAKLNGVLSALSEGLRGQGERIGEATTDANQVLIALNSRTDTVQRDWQSLRNFSDTYSVAAQDIVTVLNAASTTSATIANNAPALDALLVNLLGLSNSGIEVLGPNKENLVTAINTLEPTTSLLMEYSPSFTCTLVGGKWFLDNGGYKWGGGQNGKSAILDTAILLGDDPYRYPDNLPIVGAKGGPGGKPGCGGLPIVDDDWPVRHLVTNTGWGTGLDLRPNPGIGFPGWANYFPVTRGVPEPPSIRYPGGPAPGPIPYPGAPPYGAPQYAPDGTPLYPGLPPAPPPGAPRDPGPPPPGAEPFVVPHPALGQPTPTPLLPEAVTPSP; encoded by the coding sequence GTGGAATCCAGGAGACACGACCGCGCACTGCACCCGGCATGGTGGACGCTGATCCTTCTCGTGGTGCTGGTCACCATCGTCATGGTGACCTCGGCGATGTTCGCGGGCACGTTCAAGCGATTCGTGCCGGTGACACTCACCTCGGATCGCTCAGGCCTCGTGATGGAGCCGGGCGGCAAAGTGAAGCTGCGCGGTGTCGTCGTCGGCCGGGTCAGCGAAATCACGGGTGGCAACGATCCGGTCAGGCTGAAGCTGGACCTGTTCCCCGATCAGATCAAGTACATTCCCGCCAACGTCGAGGCGCGCATTCGGGCTACCACAGCGTTCGGCGCCAAGTACGTCGACCTGATCTATCCGAGCGACCCCAGCCCGAAGCGAATCTCCGCCGGGGCCGTGGTCGCGTCGAAGAATGTCAGCACCGAAGTCAACACCGTTTTCCAGAACCTGACCGGCGTGCTGCAGAAGATCGACCCGGCCAAGCTCAACGGTGTCCTCTCGGCCCTGTCGGAGGGTCTGCGCGGCCAGGGGGAGCGGATCGGCGAAGCGACTACCGACGCCAACCAGGTCCTCATCGCCCTCAACTCGCGCACCGACACGGTGCAACGGGACTGGCAGTCGCTGCGCAACTTCAGTGACACCTACAGCGTCGCTGCTCAGGACATCGTCACTGTGCTGAACGCGGCGAGCACCACCAGTGCGACGATCGCCAACAACGCGCCGGCGCTGGACGCCCTGCTGGTCAATCTGCTCGGCTTGTCCAACAGCGGCATCGAAGTGCTCGGTCCGAACAAGGAAAACCTGGTCACCGCCATCAACACGCTCGAGCCGACGACGAGCCTGTTGATGGAGTACAGCCCGTCGTTCACCTGCACGCTCGTCGGAGGTAAGTGGTTCCTGGACAACGGCGGCTACAAGTGGGGGGGCGGCCAGAACGGCAAGTCGGCGATTCTGGACACCGCCATCCTGCTCGGTGACGACCCCTACCGATACCCCGACAACCTCCCGATCGTCGGCGCCAAGGGCGGACCGGGCGGCAAGCCCGGCTGCGGGGGACTCCCGATCGTCGACGACGACTGGCCGGTCCGCCACCTGGTCACCAACACCGGCTGGGGCACCGGGCTGGACCTGCGGCCCAATCCTGGCATCGGGTTCCCCGGGTGGGCCAACTACTTCCCCGTCACCCGCGGCGTGCCCGAACCGCCGAGCATTCGCTATCCGGGTGGCCCGGCGCCGGGACCGATCCCGTACCCGGGTGCCCCGCCCTACGGCGCACCGCAGTACGCGCCCGACGGAACTCCGCTGTACCCGGGTCTGCCGCCGGCTCCACCGCCGGGGGCGCCGCGGGATCCGGGGCCCCCACCGCCGGGGGCGGAGCCGTTCGTCGTGCCGCATCCGGCGCTGGGGCAACCCACCCCAACCCCCCTGCTGCCCGAGGCCGTCACACCGTCGCCGTGA
- a CDS encoding virulence factor Mce family protein, whose product MKDNLGGAIWRLAIFMVVCLFGMFAMFAIFAQLRFQSERTYRAVFTNVSGLEADQFVRIAGVEVGKVKAISIQPDTTVLVEFSADDTVVLTEGTRAVIRYDDLIGGRYLGLEEGVGDTKKLNPGSTIPVARTSPALDLDALIGGFRPLFRALDPDQVNALSSQLIRAFQGQGATISSFLSQTAALTNTLADRDQLIGQVIGNLNTVLGSLGDQSTQFAKAVESLSQLVATLAGRKQDISNSVAYTNAAAGSISDLLAQARPPLQKTVHELDRTASTVLADKDYVDNLLNTLPDTYRILGREGLYGDFFGFYLCDAILKVNGKGGQPVFIKVAGQDTGRCAPR is encoded by the coding sequence GTGAAAGACAATTTGGGAGGCGCCATCTGGCGCCTTGCCATCTTCATGGTCGTGTGCCTGTTCGGCATGTTCGCGATGTTCGCCATTTTCGCCCAGCTTCGGTTCCAGTCCGAGCGGACATATCGCGCGGTGTTCACCAACGTCTCGGGTTTGGAGGCGGACCAGTTCGTCCGTATCGCCGGGGTGGAGGTCGGCAAGGTCAAGGCGATTTCGATCCAGCCGGACACCACGGTGTTGGTGGAGTTCAGCGCGGACGACACAGTCGTGCTCACCGAAGGCACCAGGGCCGTCATCCGTTATGACGACTTGATCGGCGGACGTTACCTCGGTCTCGAGGAAGGGGTGGGCGACACCAAGAAGCTCAACCCCGGCAGCACGATTCCGGTTGCCAGGACGTCGCCGGCGCTGGACCTGGACGCGTTGATAGGTGGGTTCCGCCCGCTGTTCCGTGCGCTGGACCCCGACCAGGTCAATGCTTTGTCCAGCCAGCTGATCAGGGCCTTCCAGGGTCAGGGCGCGACCATCAGTTCCTTTCTGTCGCAGACCGCGGCGTTGACGAACACTCTGGCCGACCGCGATCAACTGATCGGGCAGGTCATCGGAAACCTGAACACGGTCCTGGGTTCGCTCGGCGACCAGAGCACGCAGTTTGCCAAGGCGGTCGAGTCGCTGTCGCAGTTGGTGGCGACGCTGGCCGGCCGGAAACAGGACATCAGCAATTCGGTGGCTTATACGAACGCGGCTGCCGGTTCGATCAGTGACCTCCTGGCGCAGGCACGGCCGCCGCTGCAGAAGACCGTCCACGAGCTGGATCGGACGGCCTCAACGGTGCTGGCTGACAAGGACTACGTCGACAATCTCCTCAACACGCTGCCGGATACGTATCGAATTCTCGGTCGTGAGGGTCTGTACGGCGACTTCTTCGGGTTCTACCTGTGCGACGCGATCCTGAAGGTCAACGGAAAGGGCGGGCAGCCGGTGTTCATCAAGGTGGCCGGTCAAGATACCGGGAGGTGTGCGCCGCGATGA
- a CDS encoding MCE family protein — MKTFSERSPIVIGAIGCALTAGMVVAALNYDKLPFFDDSKGYSAYFAESGGIIAGAPVQVSGFRVGEVTSVELDGPRVLIKFGVDKGVRLGDRTEAAIKTKTLLGAKILEVSPRGDGEQREAIPMDRTRPPYQLPDALGDLTTTISGLNTDQLSESLAVLADTFHDTPPDVKVAVQGVARFADTLNKRDEHLRNLLSNANKATAVLAQRSDQVVSLIADTNALLLELQGQSAALDQISGNISAVTQQLKGFIGENRETLKPAIDKLNEVLAVVDNRKVQVQQAIKGLNSYALGLGEAVSSGPFYKAYVANLLPGQFLQPAIDAAFSDLGLDPNVLLPTDRVDPQVGQKATPALPIPFPRTGQGGEPRMTIPDAITGKPGDPRYPYREPPPAPPPGGPPPGPPIPTEQIPGLPGAGPSSVPAPGEPAPAPLAPATGDPAPAEDGQ, encoded by the coding sequence ATGAAGACGTTCTCTGAACGCAGTCCGATCGTCATCGGCGCCATCGGTTGTGCGCTGACCGCCGGCATGGTGGTGGCCGCGCTGAATTACGACAAGTTGCCCTTCTTCGACGACAGCAAGGGGTACTCGGCGTATTTCGCCGAGTCGGGTGGCATCATTGCCGGTGCGCCGGTGCAGGTTTCGGGCTTCCGGGTGGGTGAAGTCACCAGCGTCGAACTGGACGGCCCGCGGGTCCTGATCAAGTTCGGCGTCGACAAAGGCGTTCGGCTCGGCGATCGCACCGAGGCGGCGATCAAGACCAAGACCTTGCTCGGCGCAAAAATACTGGAAGTAAGCCCCCGCGGGGACGGCGAGCAGCGCGAAGCCATCCCGATGGATCGGACCCGGCCGCCCTATCAGTTGCCCGACGCCCTGGGTGATCTGACGACCACCATCAGCGGGCTGAACACCGATCAACTCTCGGAATCGCTTGCCGTGCTGGCGGATACCTTCCACGACACTCCGCCGGACGTCAAGGTCGCGGTCCAGGGTGTCGCACGGTTCGCGGATACGCTGAACAAGCGCGACGAACACCTGCGAAATCTATTGTCCAACGCCAACAAGGCCACTGCTGTGCTGGCGCAGCGCAGCGATCAGGTGGTGAGCCTGATCGCCGACACCAATGCGCTCTTGCTGGAACTGCAGGGCCAGAGCGCCGCGCTGGACCAGATCTCCGGCAACATCTCGGCGGTTACGCAGCAGCTCAAGGGATTCATCGGGGAGAACCGCGAGACGCTCAAGCCCGCGATAGACAAGCTCAACGAGGTGCTCGCGGTCGTGGATAACCGAAAAGTACAGGTGCAGCAGGCCATCAAAGGTCTGAACAGCTATGCGCTCGGGCTGGGCGAGGCAGTGTCCTCGGGACCCTTCTACAAGGCCTACGTCGCCAATCTGCTGCCCGGCCAGTTCCTGCAGCCGGCCATCGACGCCGCGTTTTCCGATCTGGGCCTCGATCCCAACGTTTTGTTGCCGACCGATCGGGTCGATCCGCAGGTTGGTCAGAAGGCGACGCCTGCGCTTCCTATCCCCTTCCCGCGCACAGGCCAGGGCGGTGAGCCGAGAATGACCATCCCCGACGCCATTACGGGTAAGCCCGGCGATCCGCGCTATCCGTATCGGGAGCCGCCGCCCGCGCCGCCTCCCGGCGGACCGCCGCCCGGCCCGCCGATCCCCACCGAGCAGATACCCGGACTGCCGGGGGCCGGGCCGAGCAGCGTGCCGGCCCCTGGGGAACCCGCGCCGGCACCCCTGGCACCGGCGACCGGTGACCCCGCGCCCGCGGAGGATGGTCAATGA
- a CDS encoding MCE family protein has product MMSKRTLRLVLAVALVVISAVGVVTATRPAGGLNRTQVIAYFANSNGIFVGDEVRILGVAVGKIDKIEPQPKQVKITMSYDDKYKVPADAKAVILSPSLVSVRAIQLTPAYTSGPAMQDGAVIPEQRTAVPVEWDDFRQQLEKLSETLQPTEPGGVSTLGSFVNTAADNLRGEGANIRETVIKLSQAFSALGDHSDDLFTTVKNLSVLVSALQSSTDLMRDLNQSLASVTGLLANGDNEVGAALADINSVVGDVQTFVAENRESLGTTSDKLASVSTALNQSLDDIKQTLHLTPTTFQNFVNIYQPSQGALTGALALNNFANPISFICGAIQAASRLNAEQSAKLCVQYLAPIVKNRQFNFPPIGANPFVGQSARPNELTYSEDWLRPDYVPPQSPPPPADVRPAVASPAGDSAQVPTDAAPPLPAEAQPTNPSDGLQGMMVPPGAGS; this is encoded by the coding sequence ATGATGAGTAAGCGAACCTTGCGGCTCGTGCTGGCGGTGGCGCTGGTGGTGATTTCGGCCGTGGGCGTCGTGACCGCAACGCGACCGGCGGGCGGGCTCAATCGCACCCAGGTAATCGCCTATTTCGCCAACAGCAACGGCATTTTCGTCGGCGACGAGGTGCGCATCCTTGGGGTGGCCGTCGGCAAGATCGACAAGATCGAGCCGCAACCTAAGCAGGTCAAGATCACCATGTCCTACGACGACAAGTACAAGGTGCCCGCGGACGCGAAGGCGGTCATCCTGTCACCGTCGTTGGTGTCCGTCCGGGCGATTCAGCTGACGCCTGCCTACACGAGTGGACCGGCGATGCAGGACGGGGCGGTAATCCCCGAACAACGCACCGCCGTACCGGTGGAGTGGGACGACTTCCGCCAGCAGCTCGAAAAGCTCAGCGAGACACTCCAGCCCACGGAGCCGGGCGGGGTCAGCACACTGGGGTCCTTCGTCAACACCGCGGCGGACAACCTCCGCGGCGAGGGCGCCAATATCCGCGAAACCGTCATCAAGCTGTCTCAGGCGTTTTCGGCCCTCGGCGACCACAGCGACGACCTGTTCACCACTGTCAAGAACCTTTCAGTGCTGGTTTCCGCCCTGCAGAGCAGCACCGACTTGATGCGTGACCTGAATCAGAGCCTGGCCTCGGTGACCGGATTGCTCGCCAACGGCGACAACGAAGTGGGCGCCGCGCTCGCCGACATCAACTCGGTAGTCGGCGACGTGCAGACCTTCGTGGCCGAGAACCGGGAATCGTTGGGCACCACCTCGGACAAGCTGGCGTCGGTGTCGACGGCCCTCAATCAGAGCCTCGACGACATCAAGCAGACACTGCACCTCACCCCGACCACGTTCCAGAACTTCGTCAACATCTATCAACCCTCGCAGGGTGCTCTTACCGGTGCGCTGGCGTTGAACAACTTCGCCAACCCGATCTCGTTCATCTGCGGGGCGATCCAGGCGGCGTCGAGGCTCAACGCCGAGCAGTCGGCGAAGCTGTGCGTGCAGTATCTGGCGCCCATCGTCAAGAACCGCCAGTTCAACTTCCCGCCCATTGGCGCGAACCCCTTCGTCGGTCAGAGCGCGCGTCCGAACGAGCTGACCTACAGCGAGGACTGGTTGCGTCCGGATTACGTTCCGCCACAATCGCCGCCGCCACCGGCGGATGTGCGGCCGGCGGTCGCGTCCCCGGCTGGTGACTCTGCACAGGTGCCGACCGACGCCGCACCCCCGTTGCCGGCCGAGGCGCAGCCCACGAATCCGTCCGATGGTCTCCAGGGCATGATGGTGCCGCCGGGAGCCGGCTCATGA